From a single Capsicum annuum cultivar UCD-10X-F1 chromosome 12, UCD10Xv1.1, whole genome shotgun sequence genomic region:
- the LOC107850646 gene encoding cell division control protein 2 homolog A: protein MDQYEKVEKIGEGTYGVVYKARDRGTNETIALKKIRLEQEDEGVPSTAIREISLLKEMQHGNIVRLHDVVHSEKRLYLVFEYLDLDLKKHMDSCPEFSKDQRLVKMFLYQILRGIAYCHSHRVLHRDLKPQNLLIDRRTNALKLADFGLARAFGIPVRTFTHEVVTLWYRAPEILLGSRHYSTPVDVWSVGCIFAEMVNQHPLFPGDSEIDQLFKIFRIVGTPNEDTWPGVTSLPDYKSAFPKWPAKDWATVVPNLDAAGLDLIRKLLCLDPSKRITARSALEHEYFKDIGFVP from the exons ATGGACCAG tatgaaaaagttgaaaagatTGGTGAAGGAACGTATGGCGTAGTGTACAAAGCTCGTGATCGTGGAACAAATGAAACTATTGCACTGAAGAAAATTCGCCTGGAGCAGGAAGATGAGGGTGTGCCAAGCACGGCTATTAGAGAAATCTCCCTCTTGAAAGAGATGCAACATGGAAACATTGTGAG GTTGCACGATGTGGTGCACAGTGAGAAGCGATTATATCTAGTGTTTGAATATCTCGACTTGGATTTGAAGAAGCATATGGACTCATGTCCAGAATTCTCTAAGGACCAGCGTCTGGTAAAA ATGTTTTTGTATCAAATTCTCCGTGGTATTGCTTATTGTCATTCTCATAGAGTTCTTCACCGAGATCTGAAGCCTCAGAACTTGCTGATAGATAGACGTACAAATGCTCTAAAGCTTGCAGACTTTGGATTGGCTAGAGCATTTGGTATTCCGGTCAGAACTTTCACTCATGAG GTGGTGACCTTATGGTACAGGGCACCAGAAATACTGCTAGGATCGCGCCACTACTCTACTCCTGTTGATGTTTGGTCAGTTGGCTGCATATTTGCTGAGATGGTGAACCAGCACCCTCTATTTCCGGGCGACTCTGAGATTGACCAACTTTTCAAGATATTCAG AATTGTGGGTACTCCAAATGAGGATACATGGCCTGGAGTGACTTCTCTGCCTGATTATAAATCTGCTTTCCCAAAATGGCCAGCTAAG GACTGGGCAACTGTTGTCCCAAATCTTGATGCAGCAGGCCTGGATCTCATTCGT AAATTGCTTTGCCTAGACCCCAGCAAGAGAATCACTGCCCGGAGCGCCCT